The nucleotide sequence CTTAAGTATTTCATTACCGGCTTTATTAACCACTTTATTAGTTTCTGCTTTTAGTAAAGGCTTCATGCGTTTAATGCCAATATTGTCAGGTATTGTTGTTGGTTATATATTATCGCTTTATCACGGTATTGTTGACTTTACGCCAGTACAAAACGCCGCTTGGTTTGCGATACCAAAATTTACTGCACCAGAATTTAACTGGCAAGCCATTATTTATATGCTGCCAATTGCTATAGCTCCGGCGATTGAACACATTGGTGATGTCTTAGCAATCAGCTCTGCCACCGGTAAAGACTACATCAAAAAACCTGGCTTGCATCGCACATTGTTAGGTGACGGTATCGCTACTACAGCGGCGTCAATGCTCGGTGGTCCACCAAACACCACGTACTCAGAAGTTACAGGTGCGGTAATGCTCACTAAAGCATTCAACCCTCGAATTATGACTTGGGCGGCTTGTGCTGCCATTATCATGGCCTTTGTTGGTAAGCTTGGTGCTTTATTACAAACCATACCTGGAGCGGTAATGGGTGGTATTATGCTGTTATTATTTGGCTTAATTGCCAGTGTTGGCTTAGGTAGCATAGTAAAAGCGAAAGTAGATTTTGACCAACCTCGAAACTTCATTATTTTTGCTATTGTCTTAGTTTTTGGTATTGGCGGTATGGCATTAAACTTTGGCGGCTATAGCATTCAAGGTATTAGTTTGTGTGCAATCGTCGCTATTAGTTTGAACTTACTTTTGCCTAAAGAAGAAGCTAAAAAAGAGAGCGATGTTTAGCTGCTAATAGAAAAAGGTTAAGCTAATAAAACTAAAAGACTTATTCTCTTCGAATAGGTCTTTTTTTTATCATTCAAGTATCACCATGTCAGTAATACCATAGAAGTAAGAGCAATGACTGGTGAGTTAGTCATTAAATTAAGTAATGCTTTTAATCACTTTAATATCTAGCCTTTTAGCAATACGGTTTAAGTTCGCTCGATCTATTGATAATCTTCTCGCAGTCGCCGCCCAATTGCCCTGCTCTTGGGTTAAGACTTGCTTAATTAACTGACGTTGAAATTGCTCCGTTTCATCACGTAAATTAAATACTGCTGACGTAGATTCAATATCCGAATTATCTTTAATCACAAAACTTTCTTGACTAGATTGCGGCGATTGTAAGTTAATCAGCGCCCCACAATCCTGCTTTTCTATCGCTATTATCGCTTTGCCCTTCTGCCGTGCCCTAGCTTTTAACGCCGCTCGACTCACCACATGCTCTAGCTCACGCACATTGCCAGGCCAGTTATATTGTTCAAGATGACGAATGGCTTCACTGGTTATTTTTAACTGCACAACCCCTAATTTACGTTTGGTTTGTTCGACAAAATAACCACTCAGTATTTGCACATCACCAACACGTTCTTGTAGTTTTGGTACTCGAATTGGATACACACTTAATCGGTGATACAAATCAGCACGAAAGCGACCATCTTCCGCCTCACCTTTTAAGTCCCTATTGGTTGCAGCAATAATACGAACATCAACCTGTTCGACATTATCTTGTCCTACGGGTTGAATTTCATTACTTTGAATCGCTCGCAAAATTTTACTTTGCGCCGCCAAGGGTAACTCTCCTATTTCATCAAGGAATAAAGTCCCGCCATCGGCTAAAGAAAACTTACCCGCACGGTCTTTATCTGCCCCCGTAAAAGCGCCCTTAACATGGCCAAACAATTCACTTTCGATTAAATTTTCGGGTAATGCTGCACAATTTACGTACACCATAGGTCCATACTGGCGTGCTGATTTATGATGTAATGTTCGAGCCACTAATTCTTTGCCAACTCCCGTTTCTCCATAAATTAAAATGTTGAAATCTGAACTAGCCACAATCGTTAGCTCTTCTTTGAGTTGTTGCATAATCGGACTTTCGCCAATTAACTCTCCGCCATCTCGCTTCCAAGCTTCTTCGGTTAATTCAGCCACAACTTGTTGCGAGTGATCAGCTCGGTACTCTAGTTGCTCAATCAAAAAAGCAGTATTTAACGTGGCCGCTGCCATGGCTGAAATCACCACTAAAGTACGTTCAGGAATATTTTCAAACACATGTGGTGTCAGACTATCTATGGTTAATAAACCTAATAATTTATCAGCGTAATAGAGTGGTAACCCCATACAAGAGTGCACAGGTAAGTCACCTTCTCGGTCGATAAGCAAACCATCGTAGGGGTCGGGTAATGTTGAGTCTGCAGAAAATCGAATAGGTTGCTTTGATTGGCAAAGCTCAACAAACCTTGGATGCTCTGCAACTACAAAACGTCGCCCCATAGTATCTCGACTTAAGCCTTGCAACGCTATGGGAGTGAGAATATCACCATGAAACGATAGTAATGCAACAGCATCACAGTTAATGGTTTTTCGTACGGTATCAAGCAAACGATCAAACCTATCTTTACTATTTAGGCTACTGGCTAAATCTAGTGCTAATTCAATAATTGCGCTGGAAGATATTTGACTCATATTTAACTGATATTTCATATTCACTTGAAGATGCATTCAAAATACCACGAAAGAGTCATTTAGACCACAAATTAACGCAGTCAATATGACAACATAAAACAAAGTAAAAACATTAAGCCGCTGATTAATATCAATTTTTAATTGTGGCACTTCCTTTGCAATATATTTATCAGAACCTTTGTAAAGTAGCTCTCAAAATACAGTTAAACGCTTGAGCCACCACAATAATTTATTGCCACATATGGTAACAACTAAGGAGTTTATGATGTACGCACAATTTTCTATGGCCGATAAATTACCCGATGTTAAACACGCCATAAATTTTCAAAAGTGTTTAATTTTAGGTAACAGCATGATGCTGATATCTTTCATCATAATTTCACTCAGTATCACCATCACTTTTGTCTTTGATGATTACTTTGTTATGTCAGTACAAATTATCGCTCATATCGCTACCATCATTTTTGCTGGTGCGTTAAAGCTCGGCTATGTCTTACGCTGCGTAGCTTTACACGGTTTTGGTAACAAGAATTTTTAGGCGCTGCTCATAAGTTTACGCTAGCCGTTAGCGCGATTTAACACCATTGAGCACTCAGACATATTTAAAAATAAACAACAACATTTGCACAATTTATCAGCTTTTACATTCAAGCTTGTAGATTAATTTTATTTTTCAGTTCATTTAGGAGCAACCATGCTAACTGATAAGCACATCGACATTGTTAAAAGTACTATCCCGTTACTAGAAAACGCCGGCCCTGCACTAACAACATATTTCTACCAACGTTTGTTTTCTCATAATCCTGAATTAAAAGACATTTTCAATATGTCGAATCAAGACACCGGCAGACAACAAGTCGCCTTATTTGAAGCTATTGCCGCTTATGCTAAAAATATTGAAAACCTAAGTGCATTAACCACTGCTGTAGAGCGCATCGCACAAAAGCATACCAGCTTTAATATTCAAGCTGCGCATTATGCTGTTGTTGGCCATCACTTGATTGAAACCCTGCGTGAACTTGCCCCGGATGCTTTTACCGCTGATGTTGAGGAAGCTTGGACAAACGCCTATCAATTTTTAGCCGGTATATTTATTAATCGTGAAGCCGAGTTATATCAACAACGTTTAGCTGAAGTGGGTGGCTGGCAAGGAGCAAGGGCATTTAAAGTAATCGACAAAGTGGTCGAATCTGAATTGGTCAAAAGCTTTATATTTGCGCCGGTCGACGAGCAAGCGATCATTGGTTTCACACCGGGTCAATATTTAGGCCTAGAAGTTAAACCGACAGATAGCGACTATAAAGAAATACGTCAGTATTCTTTATCAGATAAAGCGAATGGTAACACCTATCGCATTTCGGTTAAGCGCGAGCAACAAGGTGTGCCCGGCAAAGTATCTAACTATTTGCATGACAGCGTTAATGTCGGTGATGAAGTAAAACTGTACCCACCTGCCGGTGATTTTTTCTTTGTTGACCGTCAAACCCCGACCGTACTTATATCAGCAGGTGTCGGCATTACACCAATGCAAGGTATGTTAGAAACATTAGCAGAAGAAAAGCATAACCAACCAGTACATTTTTTACATGCTTGTGAAGGTAGTGAGCAGCATTCGTTTGCACATCGCACACAGCAATTAATAAATGATAATAACTGGCAACAAAATATTTGGTATAGAAATGAAGAGGCTCAACAAAGCCATATTAACAAAGGTATGATGGATTTTTCTGCTGTAGATTTACCAACAGAAAAAGGTAACTTCTATCTATGTGGCCCTATTGCCTTTATGCAGTTCGCTAAGCAAAATCTCTTAGCGTTAGGCGTTGGAGAAGGCAGTATTCATTATGAAGTGTTTGGTCCACACGCGACATTGTAATCTAATTTAAACCCTAAAGGATAAAGCCTGAGCAGTTAATAAGTCAGTGTTCAGGCTTGGTTTGTCGATATGGATGCATCAACACAGGCGCATTAGCATAGGTGCGCTAACCTAGCCGCACTGACATAGGTGCGCTAACATAGATAATACAGCTTAGTAGAGTAACGTGTAGCCATCTTCTAGGTCTGAATAATCCATGTCTGAGATGCCTAACACATCAAATACGGCTTCTCGAACAGACTCCCAATCAGGCGTAACGCTTTGACGTCGAGTTTGTTCAATTAAGTTTTCCGCGGCTTTTAAAATTGCGAATGCCAATTGCTCCGTACTATCCGTTATATCATCAAGGTAATCGACTTCATGATGACGCAGAATAATTTGACAGATTTCACTGGGTAAATTCCACGACGTTGCCACATAGTAGCCTAACACCGCATGGTTAGTATTATAGTGTTGTTCTTCTAGCGCTAGAGAGTTCAATGTTAATACACTCGCCTCTGCCAATAAGTCATCATAATTATTATATTTCAATGCCAATATTGGCATACCACAGTTATGAAAAAGCCCAATACTATAGAGCGTATCAACCGGTATTCTACTGTCTATTTCTCCGCCAATAAAAGACATCGCATTAGCAATATCTATCGCATTATCCCAGAAGCGCTCAAGCGAAATACTTGAGTCTCCTTGTATCGATGATTTGAGTAATAATGCGATAACAAGGCCATTAACCCCTCGCAAACCTAAGGCCATCACTGCATGCTTAATTTTTGATACTTTACGGTTAACACCATATAGTGGAGAATTAATAACTTTTAAAATGGCTGAAGACAACCCGACATCATTACTAATTAATAAAGCTATTTTGTCTATATTGGGTTCATCCTCTGCCATGAGTTTTTGAATATCAATAAGGATTTGAGGTTTAGCTGGAACTTGAAAACTAGAAACTGCCGTAGCTAACTTTTTGTTATCTAAATCAATCAACGACATAGTTCCTTGCTTTATGGTAATAAAATAACGAAGAATAAGAATTCAACATGAGTATAAATACTAAGCTTGGTGATGATAACGCTAGTTAAAATTGTACTTAGCATTGCCATAAAAAACCTACAGACAATATACAATAAGAAAAATAAAATCAACAACATACAAAAATTTTACTGATAAAACAATGGCTGATAGATCAACAGTTCACTTATCATAGCTGACTCATCATAGTTCACTTATGTAGTACTGGGAGTTTAGTTTTTACAGTGATTTTTCATGAAAATAACCGGCTCAAAATAAACAAATCTATCAATACGTACAAATATTATCAAGTTCATAAAATGATAATACTGATAATTTAAGTCAACTTAATCATACCTATATAGTAGTTACTGAATGAATTTATAACAATTAAACATTTGATTTTCTAAAGCTCTTTAATTCAAGAAGTAACCAATCTCGACTTTTTATCACCGCTTTATTAGCGCAATGAACTTTATAGTATTTGCCCGACATTTTACTTCTGGTGGCAGAATAGTTAATAAAGTCTTCTGCCGATTTAATATCATCAGCGTAATATTGATATTTTTTATTGATATGCTTAACCGCTTCAGCGCCCGTGTGCATACTACCATTGCGTTCATATTCACATTTTGTACTTTCAACAAACTTCAAAAGGTGAGCAATTTCATCATGAGAAGAAGCAAAGACATTAAAAGACAGTAATGATATTAATATTGAGATTACCTTTAGGTTCAATTGACTAGCTCCAGTTAGCACTAACATAAGGTTAGGTTAGGTTAGGTTAGGTTAGGTTAGATCAGATTAGATGAAGTAATATACATAACCTAGATAACCGACTCAACAAATCAGCAGTAACAAAAGATCTTTCACAGGCCTATAATCTCAGTCAACTAGGCTGTAAAGCACTTTGAAGTTTCAATATTGTTTTGCTTACACCTGCGTACTTTACACATTAAAGCCTTATATGCTGCTCAAATATCGATAAAAGTTCATCTTGTCTATGACTAACTAATAACATAGTGCTGTGCTTTTGCATGGCTAAGTGCTCTAAAAAGTTAAGTATTCTATGTCTATTCAACTCATCTAGCCCCTGGGTTGGTTCATCTAAAATAAGTAGATAAGGCGACTTCACTAATGCCCTCGCAATTAAAACAAGTCGTTGTTCACCATAACTCAACTGTTGAAATAATTGCTGCTTCTGTGCGGACAACCCTATTTTTTCTAACCATTGCGTGGCAATAGCAAGTTGCTTTTCGGTTGGTTTTTGATACAAGCCAATAGAGTCATAAAACCCAGAAAGGATCACAGTAAGCAAATCAACACTCACTCGATATTGGCGATGCAATTCGGCGCTCACAATACCCATTTGTGCTTTAAGTTCCCAAATACTTTCACCTGAACCACGTTTGTAGCCCAAGACATGAATGTTATTGCTATAACATTGTGGGCAATCACCTGTAATTAATTGCATCAAGGTAGATTTTCCACTGCCATTAGCCCTGTGATCAACGTATGTTGTAAAGGTTTGATACTAACATCTAGGTTTTCAAAAACACTCACACCGCCATAGCACACCGTACACTGAATAAGCTCTACTAAAAATTTATGTTGATAATCAGCTAGCTGCTTTACCATATCGGGCCAAGGTAGATCATCTGGTACAAGCGTTAATAACCCATCAAGCTGTTTCTTAGTATTGTCATCCGTTAACTTACCAATAACAGAAAATTGTCCGCGCTCAATGAAAGCAACGTTATCAACCCATGCGGGAATGTCTTGGCGATTATTTAACAATAAGAGCACGGTAATACCCGTTTGTGATAAGCACATTAAAGCATGAGATAAAGCCGTACAAGAAGCAATGTCTAAGCTATCAAACGGATTATCACAGACAAGTAAATCAATCCCCTGAAAGATGGCTTGTAGTATCAGCAACTTTCTACTTTCGCCGGTACTGAGTTGTAAATAGCTGGTATCAAGACGATGACGTAAACCAAATTCATTAATAAGTGGATGCTGCCATTTATCTTCAGGTAAAAAGTCTTTCGCGTTAATCATAGCTTCATTAATATCAGCATAATCAGGTGCTATTTTATCTAAAGCCTCTTCATAAATACCTTGCTGAGTTTCAAAGGAAATTATAGCGACTTTATTTTTAGCAGGTAATGTAAGCTGATCAAATTTTGTTACCAATAACTCCCCAATTAACAGTTGATTAAAATATTGTTTACCTGAGCCATTGCGCCCTAAAACACACCAATTTTCTTTTTCAAGTAACTGCCACTGCTTAATAGCTAGCTTTTCATGTTCAAAATTTACAATGTTTATCATAGCGTTAATATTTATATTTACTCTTGTTCTTTCGAAGATACTGTTAAAAATCAATTTTATCAATGACAAAAAAACTTACAACAGGAGTTACATCCTTGCAGCTAAAAAATAACGACTTAGCGCTTTATGAAAAGTTTACTTAAATACGGTTATTAGTTGTTAATTATTTTCAAAACACATAAAAAAATCCGATATCAGTTAACTGATATCGGATTTTTAGCGACTTCAAAGCTACTTAATCGCTCTTAAAAGTTACTTAGCAGTTACCTTAAACTGAAAAGTATCAGTGAGTATAACCAAAGCTGTTTTTAAGCTTATTTAGCAAAATCTTGTAATTATTGGCCTTTAACTTCTGACAAACCATTAAATATAGCTTTATCACCTAAGAATTCTTCAATACGTAATAATTGATTGTACTTAGATACACGGTCTGAACGACAAAGTGAACCAGTTTTAATTTGACCAGCCGCTGTACCGACTGCTAAATCAGCAATAGTTGAATCTTCAGTTTCACCTGAACGATGAGAGATAACAGCAGTAAAACCAGCGTCTTTTGCCATTTTAATCGCTGCTAACGTTTCTGTTAGTGTGCCGATTTGGTTAAATTTGATCAAGATAGAGTTACCAATACCTTGCTCAATACCACGGGCTAAGATTTTAGTGTTTGTGACGAATAAATCATCACCAACGATTTGTATTTTATCGCCAAGAAGATCGGTTTGGTATTTGAAACCATCCCAATCTGACTCATCCAAACCATCTTCAATTGAAATAATTGGGTATTGCTCACAAAGCGTTGCTAAGAAGTCAGAGAATTCGTTAGCCGTAAATTGCTTACCTTCGCCAGTAAGGTCGTAAATACCCTTACCGTCATTAGCAGCTGCGTTGTAGAATTCAGATGCAGCACAATCAAGTGCTAATGTTACATCTTTACCTAATTCATAACCTGCAGCGGCAGTTGCTTCTTTAATGATAGCCAACGCATCAGCATTTGATGCTAAGTTTGGCGCAAAACCACCTTCATCACCAACAGCCGTGCTCATGCCTTTAGCAGACAATACTTTTTTCAAAGCATGGAATATTTCAGCGCCCATACGTAACGCTTCTTTAAAGCTTTTAGCGCTAACAGGTTGTATCATAAACTCTTGAATATCAACGTTGTTATCAGCGTGCTCGCCGCCATTGATGATATTCATCATCGGTAATGGTAATGAGTATTGGCCCGGCGTACCGTTAAGGTCTGCAATGTGTTCAAATAATTGTACTTTCTTTTCCATTGCAGCCGCTTTAGCGTTCGCTAATGAAACAGCAAGGATTGCATTGGCACCAAAAGTTTCTTTATTTTCTGTACCATCTAAATCAATCATGATTTGATCAATGTTTGCTTGCTCTAAAGCGCTCTTGCCTTTAAGGGCGTTAGCAATATCATTGTTTACAGCAGCAACGGCTTTTAATACGCCTTTACCTAAATAACGAGCTTTATCACCGTCACGTAATTCTAGCGCTTCACGTGAACCTGTTGATGCGCCAGAAGGAGCTGCAGCTCGACCCCAAGCACCAGATTCTAAAAAAACGTCCGCTTCAACGGTTGGGTTGCCACGAGAATCCATGATTTCTCGAGCGATTATTTTACTGATATTCGACATTATTTTCCCTATTCCTTATTAACTGCATAAAGCAGGTTATAAACGATAAATTAAATGTTAAAAATACTTTTGGTTTTTTTAAGTCGGTACGAAAAAAAACATAAATAAGTTAAAAAAAAACCGTAACAATAAGCTACGGTTTTCATTAGTTGGGCTTAACTAGATTGCTGTTTTTGATGCTCAAACGCAGCAGCAATAAAGCCAGCAAAAAGTGGGTGGCCATCACGTGGAGTTGAATTAAACTCAGGATGGAACTGCCCAGCAATAAACCAAGGGTGATTAGGATTTTCAATCACCTCAACTAAGGTTTTATCCGTAGATAGTCCCGAGAACACTAAACCAGCTT is from Colwellia sp. Arc7-635 and encodes:
- the norR gene encoding nitric oxide reductase transcriptional regulator NorR, producing MSQISSSAIIELALDLASSLNSKDRFDRLLDTVRKTINCDAVALLSFHGDILTPIALQGLSRDTMGRRFVVAEHPRFVELCQSKQPIRFSADSTLPDPYDGLLIDREGDLPVHSCMGLPLYYADKLLGLLTIDSLTPHVFENIPERTLVVISAMAAATLNTAFLIEQLEYRADHSQQVVAELTEEAWKRDGGELIGESPIMQQLKEELTIVASSDFNILIYGETGVGKELVARTLHHKSARQYGPMVYVNCAALPENLIESELFGHVKGAFTGADKDRAGKFSLADGGTLFLDEIGELPLAAQSKILRAIQSNEIQPVGQDNVEQVDVRIIAATNRDLKGEAEDGRFRADLYHRLSVYPIRVPKLQERVGDVQILSGYFVEQTKRKLGVVQLKITSEAIRHLEQYNWPGNVRELEHVVSRAALKARARQKGKAIIAIEKQDCGALINLQSPQSSQESFVIKDNSDIESTSAVFNLRDETEQFQRQLIKQVLTQEQGNWAATARRLSIDRANLNRIAKRLDIKVIKSIT
- a CDS encoding HDOD domain-containing protein, yielding MSLIDLDNKKLATAVSSFQVPAKPQILIDIQKLMAEDEPNIDKIALLISNDVGLSSAILKVINSPLYGVNRKVSKIKHAVMALGLRGVNGLVIALLLKSSIQGDSSISLERFWDNAIDIANAMSFIGGEIDSRIPVDTLYSIGLFHNCGMPILALKYNNYDDLLAEASVLTLNSLALEEQHYNTNHAVLGYYVATSWNLPSEICQIILRHHEVDYLDDITDSTEQLAFAILKAAENLIEQTRRQSVTPDWESVREAVFDVLGISDMDYSDLEDGYTLLY
- the eno gene encoding phosphopyruvate hydratase: MSNISKIIAREIMDSRGNPTVEADVFLESGAWGRAAAPSGASTGSREALELRDGDKARYLGKGVLKAVAAVNNDIANALKGKSALEQANIDQIMIDLDGTENKETFGANAILAVSLANAKAAAMEKKVQLFEHIADLNGTPGQYSLPLPMMNIINGGEHADNNVDIQEFMIQPVSAKSFKEALRMGAEIFHALKKVLSAKGMSTAVGDEGGFAPNLASNADALAIIKEATAAAGYELGKDVTLALDCAASEFYNAAANDGKGIYDLTGEGKQFTANEFSDFLATLCEQYPIISIEDGLDESDWDGFKYQTDLLGDKIQIVGDDLFVTNTKILARGIEQGIGNSILIKFNQIGTLTETLAAIKMAKDAGFTAVISHRSGETEDSTIADLAVGTAAGQIKTGSLCRSDRVSKYNQLLRIEEFLGDKAIFNGLSEVKGQ
- a CDS encoding uracil-xanthine permease family protein; translated protein: MSSNTPLPSNLAQNNLSLFKEILTGTQMLFVAFGALVLMPLLTGLDPNVALCTAGIGTLLFQLVTKGQAPVFLASSFAFIAPIMYGTQTWGIPATMGALAVVGVVYACFSGLIKMRGVGFISKYLPPIVTGPIIMVIGLSLAPVAVHMALGRTGDGSAQLIDQSLALSISLPALLTTLLVSAFSKGFMRLMPILSGIVVGYILSLYHGIVDFTPVQNAAWFAIPKFTAPEFNWQAIIYMLPIAIAPAIEHIGDVLAISSATGKDYIKKPGLHRTLLGDGIATTAASMLGGPPNTTYSEVTGAVMLTKAFNPRIMTWAACAAIIMAFVGKLGALLQTIPGAVMGGIMLLLFGLIASVGLGSIVKAKVDFDQPRNFIIFAIVLVFGIGGMALNFGGYSIQGISLCAIVAISLNLLLPKEEAKKESDV
- a CDS encoding DUF5329 family protein, with translation MNLKVISILISLLSFNVFASSHDEIAHLLKFVESTKCEYERNGSMHTGAEAVKHINKKYQYYADDIKSAEDFINYSATRSKMSGKYYKVHCANKAVIKSRDWLLLELKSFRKSNV
- the hmpA gene encoding NO-inducible flavohemoprotein, coding for MLTDKHIDIVKSTIPLLENAGPALTTYFYQRLFSHNPELKDIFNMSNQDTGRQQVALFEAIAAYAKNIENLSALTTAVERIAQKHTSFNIQAAHYAVVGHHLIETLRELAPDAFTADVEEAWTNAYQFLAGIFINREAELYQQRLAEVGGWQGARAFKVIDKVVESELVKSFIFAPVDEQAIIGFTPGQYLGLEVKPTDSDYKEIRQYSLSDKANGNTYRISVKREQQGVPGKVSNYLHDSVNVGDEVKLYPPAGDFFFVDRQTPTVLISAGVGITPMQGMLETLAEEKHNQPVHFLHACEGSEQHSFAHRTQQLINDNNWQQNIWYRNEEAQQSHINKGMMDFSAVDLPTEKGNFYLCGPIAFMQFAKQNLLALGVGEGSIHYEVFGPHATL
- a CDS encoding ATP-binding cassette domain-containing protein, whose product is MINIVNFEHEKLAIKQWQLLEKENWCVLGRNGSGKQYFNQLLIGELLVTKFDQLTLPAKNKVAIISFETQQGIYEEALDKIAPDYADINEAMINAKDFLPEDKWQHPLINEFGLRHRLDTSYLQLSTGESRKLLILQAIFQGIDLLVCDNPFDSLDIASCTALSHALMCLSQTGITVLLLLNNRQDIPAWVDNVAFIERGQFSVIGKLTDDNTKKQLDGLLTLVPDDLPWPDMVKQLADYQHKFLVELIQCTVCYGGVSVFENLDVSIKPLQHTLITGLMAVENLP
- a CDS encoding ATP-binding cassette domain-containing protein, which translates into the protein MQLITGDCPQCYSNNIHVLGYKRGSGESIWELKAQMGIVSAELHRQYRVSVDLLTVILSGFYDSIGLYQKPTEKQLAIATQWLEKIGLSAQKQQLFQQLSYGEQRLVLIARALVKSPYLLILDEPTQGLDELNRHRILNFLEHLAMQKHSTMLLVSHRQDELLSIFEQHIRL